GGCCGCCATGCTCTTCTGGATCGGGTAGAAGTTGTTGTCCACCGCGTACGACTCGACCGCGGTGCCAACCGACCTCATGTCCGACATCGTCCTCTTCTGCTTGCCGCGGTCGATCGCGTTCAGCAGGTTCGGGATCGCGATCGCCGCGATGATCCCGATGATCGCGACGACGATGAGGAGCTCAATCAGCGTGAATCCCTGCGTCTTCTTTCTGCCGACCATCTGGTAAACCCTCCATTGTTCGACGCTAAGACAGCAAGGCGGGTGCCACGCTCCGCGGTGACGCGTGGTGCACCGCTTAAAGGCTTGATACCAAGCATCTTGTCTGATGAGGCCGCCGGCCCGGGGTCGCGTTATCGGGCTGATTCTCATGGTCCTGGCAAGCCTTTTCGGGCCGCCGTTGTCATGCGATCTGACAACAAGTGTCAGTGGCCTCCGAGGGCTCCGAACTCCGCCAGGAGGCGCTCGGCTCGCTCCGACCGGGGGGGCGCGGCCACTCGGCGGCGCAAATCGGCCAGGATGCCGTCGAGGAGCGCCCGATCGCCGCCGCGGCACCGCTCGATCTGATACGCGGTGTCCTCGGGGTGGGCGAATTGGTACTCCTCCGATGCGATCAGGGCGTCGGCGCCGGCCCCCCGCTTCACGAAGACCATCGCGCTGTCGCCCCAGAAGACGAGCGCCCACCTCGATCGCGGGAAGTGCAGCGCCGCGAAGGACCTCGCCATCTCCGCGGGCTGACCCGCGACGGCGATGCGCTCGTCGCGATACCGCACCAGCGCCGCGCGGACATCGTGCCGATCGAGGAGATCCGACCAGGCGCGCCCGTCGTCGAGAGCGCGCGCGATCTCTCCCAGCAGCGCCGCGTGAACCTCGTTCCGCCCGTCGATGAAGACGCGGTCCGCGGGGTACAGGCGCCAGATGAGGTACCCCCCGTGCCCGACGTCGTTGTACATGCGCCGGGGCGCCGGGAGTCGAGCCGCGACGAAGTCGGTCTCGGCGGCCGGGAACTGCGCGCCGTCCACGCCAAACCCCGGAGACGCGGTGATCGCGGAGGGGATGAGCGGAAACGCGACGGCCGCGGCGACCGCGAGAAGGGGCGAGAGGAGGGCGGCGCGCGCGCCGGACGGCGCCCGATCGGCCGGATCCCTGGCGAGGGCCACCGCGAACGGAAGCGCGGCGAAGAAGAAGCCGATGTGCCGCGACCCCGAGATCGCGAGCGTCCCCATCCCCCCGACGAGGAGCATCGATCGCCATGCGGCCGCGTCGTGGCGCCTGAGGATTCGGAACGCGAGCCAGCCGATGACGGCGGCCAGGATCGCGAAGAAGAGCGGGAAGGTGGCCGCCGCCGGCGACAGCCATTCGGGATTGACGAGGCGGGGGTCGGCGAGGGCGGCCCCGAGCTTCAGCGGGACGAGCAGGATCCGGAAGCCGTAAGGATTCAGCAGCATCCCCGCCGCCGAGGCCGCCGCCGCGAGCGCTTCGCCCCGGGCGCGCGCCAGCACGGTCGCAGCGCCGGGGCGACGATCGCGCATCGCCCGCGTCCCCTCCATCAGGCTTCCGAGGGCCGTCGCGCCGGCGAGCGCGGGGCCGAGCAGAACCCCGGCGTGGACGTTGGCCCAGAGGCAGCACACCGCCGCCGCCGCGATCGCGCGCCGGGCGGGGGTCAGCCCGGAGATCAGCACGACGAAGGCGAAGATCGAGAGGAGGGCGAGCGACGCGACCTCGGGGCGATCGGTGAGCCGGAACCGCGCGCCCGCCAGGGCGACCAGGACGACGAGCGCCGACGGGAGCGCTGCGACCTCCCGGCGCCGCAGGGCCGCGAACCCGAGCGCCGCGACGATTCCCGCGCAGGAGAGCTTGAGGATCGCGAGGCCGGGGATCCCCAGGCGATCGTGCAGCTCCCACGCGATGACCTGCCAGAGCCACGCGTGATCGACCCACGGGGTCCCGGCGGAGGTGAACGAGAAGTCGTCGGCGCGAGGCACGGCGCCGTGCGAGACGATCCACTCCCCCGCCTTGAGATGCCACCAGAGATCGTTCGCGGCGATCCGTGTGGCGGCGGCGGAGGCCGCGGCGACGGCGAGGAGGGCTCCGCAGGCGGCGTCCAGCCGGCCGGGTCTCACGCCGCGGGGGCCCGCCGCGACGTGACGACGATCGCCGTGCCGAGGAGGAGGGCGAGCGCGCTGACCGCGAGGCCCGCGCGGATCGACCAGGGTCGGTACTCGAACCGGACGTCGTGCTCTCCCGCGGCGACCCGGACGGCCCGGAACATCCCGTTGGCCCTCTCGATCGCGACGGGAGAGCCGTCGACCGTCGCATGCCACGAGGAGTCGAAGGTGTCGGTGACGACGAGCCAGGCCGGACGGCGCGCGGCGACGTGGACCTCGAGGGCGTCCCCTTCATCGCGCGAGACAGCCGCCGTCCCGGGGCGCTCCGCTTCGAGGGGACGCGCCCCCTCCCGCCCCTCCCCGCCGCGGGCGATCGCGCCGGCGTCGAGGAGCACCTCCGTGCGGGGGTCGACCTCGCCCCTCCGAATCTTCTGAAGCGCCTCGACGGGCGTGCCGGCCGCCATGGCGCGCTCGACGAGGCCGGCGCGCGGAACCGGCGCGCGCACCCGGTAGAGCTTCACCGGGACGTTCGCCTCCCCGTCGAGGGAGGCGACCTCCCGGAGATCGGGGTGATCGATCACCGCGTGCGAGAGGACGAACCCGACCGACGAGGCGCCGAGGACTCTCACCATCTCGTCGGCGGGCATCCCGTCCTTCAACTCCTGCGAAAGGGTCGAGCCCGGAAGGAGGTCGAGCCTCGAGTCGCCCGTGCGATCGTACGCGCCGTACACTCCCGACGGGAACATCGTCGCGTAGCGGAGCGTCCGCACGTCCCACCTCATACCCCACGCGAGCGAGTCGGCGGGAATTCCGGTCGCCTCGACGTACCCGCGGGACGGCGTCCGGAACGCGAACCCCGCCGGGCGCGGCAGGCCGAAGAAGCGGAGATCCCCGGCGACCGCCTCGGGCATCGCGCGGAGGAGTGGCGACGGCTCGAAGACCGCGTCGAAGGGGGCTGAGGGGTTCACTCCGGCGTCGGCTGCGAGGAGGAGGGCGGCGCACGTGGCGGCCGCGAGCCAGACGCGTCCGGCCGGCGCCGCGCTCCCTGGAGAAAGGAAGAGGAGGACGAGGAGCGATCCTGAGGCCGCGAGGATCATTCCGGTGCCGATCGCGCGCACCGCTCCCGCCGCGAGGACGTCGTCGCCGACGGAGCCGGGGACGTCGAAGAGCGATCGGACGAGGCCGGATGCGGAAGGGACCCCGCCCGTCGCGAGCGCGACGCCGGCGAGGAGCGCGACGAGGGCGATCGCCCCCGCCGCGAGCGCCGGCCGCGGGAGCGGCCCCGGCCTCCGAGAGGCGAGGCGATCGAAGCCGGCGGCGGCGAGGATGGCGACGCACCACGTCGTCATGCCGAACCACTTCACGGGGAAACGGACGTTCGAGAATCCGGGCACGTGGTCGACGAGAAAGGGGTAGACGGGGGTGAACCTCCCGAAGGCGAGGAGGACCCCGGCTACGGCGAGAGCGGCCGCCCGCCACGCGCCGGCGTCGCGGCGGGTGCAGGCGCCGGCCGCGGCGAGAACGAGGATCGGCGCGCCGAGATGGATGGAGAGGAGCCACGGCAGCGTGCTCTCGAAGATCCACGTCCCCCAGTACGCCTCCGGGGCGATGCGGGAGGTGTCCCCCCAGAACCCCGGGATCGCCGACTGGAGGATGGCCTGGGGCGCGAGCGACCACTTCATCGCGTCCTCCGTCGAGAGCCCCGCCCCCCTCTCGCTCTCCAGGGCGTTCTCGAGGAGCGGGAAGAGCTGCGCGGCGGAGACGGCCAGGGCCAGGAGGAGAACGACCGCCCCGGTCCGCACCGCGCCGCGGAGGTCGAGCTTCGGCAGCGCCGGCAGCGCGCACGCGGCGAGGCACGTGACCACGATCCAGACCGGCTCTCCCGCCGAGACGACGAGGCCGAAGAGGGCTCCCGCGACGACGCCCCACGGCCTCCATCCACGGACGAGGCTCCGCCGCACCGCCCAGAGCGTCGCGGGGATGAACGCGACCCCCTCGAGGTGGTTGAGCACCTGCCCCATGGACTGCACCCCTCCCGACAGCGCGAACGCGCTCGCGCCGAGGAGGCACGCCGGCCGCGAGAGACCGCTGTCGCGGAGCAGGAGCCAGGTCCCCGCGGCGGCGCACGCGAGGAGGAACATGATCGACAGCGTCATCGGGATGTGCACGAGGCGCGGCGGGAACGGCAGGAACAGCAGCGTCGTCGGCCGGAGGACGAAGCAGTTCGGGTTCGCGAGGAAGGGCTGCCCGCTGTTGCGGTGCGGGTTCCACCGGGGAAGGCGCCCGTCGTGGACGGCGGCCACCGTGAGGGTGCGGTTGGGGAGGTAGTACTGGCCGATGTCGCGGTAGTAGAGCGTTCGTCCCGGGGCCAACGACATGCCGAGGAGGCGCGCCGCCTGGATCTGGACCCCTCCCCTCTTCGAGAGGGCCTCCCGCATGTAGTGCTCGCGCACCTGCTCCAGTACCGTCTCGAGGTCGATGCCCCCCTCCTCGAGCCCGAGGAGGCCCAGCAGGTTCTCGCGCGCGGCCGTCCGGTTCGCCCGGAGCTCGAGGGGGAGCCCCTCGGCGCGCACCGCGTCGCTCGACTCGAGGGCGACCGCCCGCTCCAGCACGTTCTGCAGCTCGCGGATGTTGCCGGGCCAGTCGTACGCGTTGAGCGCCGCCATGGCGTCGTCGGAGATGGTCGTGAGCTTCTTGCCCATCTCCTTCTTATAGCGATCGAAAAAATGGAAGGCGAGGTGCGGGATGTCCTCCTTGCGTTCGCGCAGCGGGGGGAGCTTGATGGGGATGACGTTGATGCGGTAGAAGAGATCCTCGCGGAATCTCTTCTCGCGGACCATCGTCTCGAGATCCTGGTTCGTCGCGGTGATCACGCGGACGTCGACCGCGATTTCCTCCGTTCCGCCGACGCGGCGGATCGTCTTCTCCTGCAGCGATCGCAGCAGCTTGATCTGCATCGCCGGCGAGGTGTCGCCGATCTCGTCCAGGAAAATCGTGCCCCCGTCGGCGACCTCGAAGTACCCCTTCTTCGAGGCGACGGCCCCGGTGAACGAGCCCTTCGTGTGGCCGAACAGCTCGCTCTCGAGCAGCTCGTCGGGGAGGGCCCCGCAGTTGATCGAGACGAAGGCGCCGTCGCGGCGCTGCGAGTTGTGGTGGATCGCGCGCGCGATCAGCTCCTTGCCCGTCCCGGACTCGCCGGTGATGAGGACGGTGCTGGCCGTCGGCGCCACTTGCGCCACGGTCTCCATGATGGTCTTCATCTTCTCGCTGCGGGCGACGAGCTGGTCGAACCGGTACTTGCCGGCGACCGACGCCATCAGCGAGCCGAGGCGCTTCCACCCGAGCGCGATGCCGACGTCGGCGACGATCTTGTCGTTGTCGAACGGCTTCGTGATGTAGTTGAAGGCGCCGAGCCGGCGCGCCTCCTCGGCGGCCTCGTCCGACGCGAAGGCGGTGATGACGATCACGGGGGCGTCCGGGTACGTCTCGCGCGTCACGCGCAGCACCTCGATCCCCGACGCCCCCGGGAGCCGCACGTCGGTGATCACGAGATCGTAGATCTCCTTGCCCAGCATCTCGAAGGCGCGCGGGCCGCTCTCGGCGAGATCGACGTGGTACCCCTCGCGCTTGAGCAGCGACGCGAGGACCTTCCGGAGGTCCGGCTCGTCCTCGACCACGAGTATGCGCTGCAACCTATCGCTCCTCGCCGGTCCGGCCGGCGGCGACTTCGTTCCGGACGGCGGGGACCGCGAGCGGCTGCCGCGCGCCGGGAAGCTCGATCGTGAACGTGGATCCCGTGCCGGGGCGGCTCTGGACCCTGATCTTCCCGCCGTGCTCCTGGACGACCCTGAAGACCACCGCGAGACCCAGGCCGATGCCGCCGCGGAACGATCCGCGGAAGGGCTGGAAGGCCGTGTCGATCTCCTCCTCGGTCATCCCGACCCCTTCGTCAGTGAACGTGACGCTCGCGGCGCCTTCTCCGGTGGGAGCCGCCGCGACCGTGAGCTTCCCCCCCTGCGGCATCGCGCGGAGCGCGTTCTTCGCGAGGTTCCAGAAGACCTGGCGGATGAGGTTGACGTCGACCCGGGCGACGACCCCCTCCTCCGGGAGGTCGGCGACGATCTCGTGCGATCCGCCGAACTCGTCGCCGTGCCGGATCAGGAGGAGCGATTCGCGCAGGATCGGAACGATGTCGGCGTCCACCGCGTCGAAGCGGCCGGGGCGCGCGAAGAGGAGGAAGTCGCTGATGATCCGGTCGAGCCGTTTCCCCTCGCGCACGACGATGTCGAAGAGCTCCGCCTCCTGGGGCGCCGGGCGAATGGAGCGCTTGAGGAGCTGGACCGAGCCGGACATCGACGCCAGCGGGTTCCGGATCTCGTGCGCCATGCCGGCGGCCATGCCGCCGAGCGCCGCCATCCGGTCCTTGACGCGGATCTCCTCCTCGAGCGCCTTGATGTCGGTGAGATCCATGAACGCGAAGATGAATCCGTTCGGCGTGCCGCGTTGATCCTTCAGGAGGGAGGTCGTGATGCCGAGCGCGATCGGCTGGCCGCGGGGGCCCGCCACGCGCGCCTCGATGCGGCGACGTCGGTCGCGCCCGAGCCCGTCGCTCACCTGCGTGAGGAAGTCCGGCGCCTGCCCGAGAACCTCCCAGACGCCGCGCCCGATGAACCAGGCGCCCGCCTTCCCGAAGATCTCCTCGCCCCCCCGGTTCACGAACGTGATCGTGCCGGTCAGATCGGTGGTGAGCACGCCGCTCGTGATGCTGTCGACGATGTTCTTGCTCAGCGCCTGGAGCCGGGCGAGATCCTCCTCGCGCTCCCTCAGCTCGCGGCCCGTCGTGTAGACCTTCTCCGCCAGGGCCGACGAGAGGAAGGCCACCGCGAGGAACGCCAGCGCGTGCGCGAAGAGCGAGTAGACGATCTGCTGAAGGGCGGACACGTCCTGCGTGAGGTCGTTGGCCCGGCCGCCCGGGCCGAGGGGCACGAACCGGTACACGATCAGCAGCACGAGGAAGGTGTAGAGGAGCCACGACGCCGCCGCGGTCACGAAGGCGCCGCGCCGCCTCAGCAGGATGCTCGACGCGATGATGACCGTGAAGTACAGGACCGAGAAGGGGCTGTCGATGCCGCCGGTGGCGTAGACCAGGCCCGTCACGAGGACCAGGTCGCCCACCAGCTGGGCGTACGCCGCCGCGGGGCGCTCCGCCCACCACCTGTGGAAGACCGCGTACAGGATCGTGAGGCAGTAGCCGGCGCCCGTGAGCGCGTAGAAGTACGGGACGCGGACCGCGCTGCGCGGGAGGAGCCGCTCGACGAGGATGCCTCCGCCGAGGAGCAGCGTGAGCACGGCGGCCCGGCCGACCATCAGCCGCATGAGCTGACGCCTCAGCTCGCCTCCGGCCGAGGGAACGCCCGCGGGGCTCTTCGGCGAATCCGGTTCGCTCATCACCGCCCTAGCGTCGCTGGGCGCGGCGATCCGCCCCCGTCACGGCATGATGCTGATGAGGTTGAAGATCGGCATGTACATCGCGATGACGATGCCTCCGATCATCACGCCGAGGAACGAGATCATGATCGGCTCGAGCAGCGTGAGGAGCGTCGCGACCGCGTTGTCGACCTCGTCGTCGTAGAAGTCGGCGATCTTGGCGAGCATCGTGTCGAGGGCGCCGGTCTGCTCGCCGACGGCGATCATCTGCGTGACCATCGTCGGGAAGACCTCGGTCTGGGCCAGCGGCTCGGAGATCGTCTTGCCCTGCTCGATGCTCCTGCGCGTGGCCGAGATGGCGTCGGCCACGACCTGGTTGCCGGCCGTCCGCGACGTGATGTCGAGCGCGTCGAGGATCGGGACGCCCGACGAGATCAGCGTGCCGAGCGTGCGGCAGAACCGCGCGACCGCGATCTTGCGGAGGAGCATCCCCACGATGGGAATGCGCAGCTTCAGGCCGTCGATCGTGCGGCGCCCCTGCTCGGTCGCGTAATAGGGCTTGAAGCCGAAAACGTAGGCCACGAACCCGCCGATGACGACGAGGGGCGTGAACCACTTCATCTGCGCGCTGATGCTCATGACGATGCGCGTCGGGAGCGGGAGCTGGGCGCCGCCTCCCAGGTTCTGGAAGAGGGCCGCGAAGACCGGGATGACGAAGGTGAGAATGACCCACACGACTCCGATCGCGATGCCGATGACGGCGGTCGGGTAGACGAGGGCCTTCTTGACCTGGGCCGTCAGCTTGACCGCCTTCTCGATGTACTCGGAGAGGCGCCTCAGGATCGTGTCGAGAATACCGCCGGCCTCTCCGGCGGCGACCATGTTCACGTACAGGTCGGTGAACGCCTTGGGGTGCTTCTTGAGCGAGTCGGCGAGCGTCGCGCCGCTCTCGACGTCCTGCCGGACCTCGAAGAGGGTCTTCTGGAAGACGCGGTTCTCCTGCTGGCCGCCCAGGATCTCGAGACACTGAACGAGCGGGAGTCCCGCGTCGATCATGACCGAGAACTGCCGGGTGAAGATCGCGATCTCCTTCTGCGAGATGCCTCCGCCGAATTTCGGCAGCGCGATCTCCTTCCCCTTCTCGGTCACGGCGGTGACGAGAATCTGCTGCTTGCGGAGCATGGCGATCACGGCGTCCTTGTTGTCGGCGACGAGCACGCCCTCCTGGGCGGCTCCCGCTCGACTCTTCCCCTTCCATGCGTAGCTCGGCATCGATTCCTCCCGTCGGCGACGCTAGCTCGTCACGCCTTGCGTCCCGCGGCCGGCCCGCCGCCCGCCGAGGGCTGGTAGATCAGGCCGGCGCCCCTGTTGATCATGTCCTGAAGCTCCTCGGGATTCGAGGAGGTCGTCAGGGCGGTCTGAAGGGAAATCTGCTTCTTGAAGTAGGACGAGGCGAGGGCCTGGTTGAACGTCTGCATCCCGTGCTTGGACTGGCCCGCCTGCATCATCGCGTACACCTGGTGGATCTTGTCCTCGCGGATGAGGTTCCTCACCGCCGCGTTCGGGACGAGGATCTCCATCACGAGCGCGCGGCCCTGGTTGTTGGCCCTGGGGAGCAGCGACTGGCAGAGGATCCCCTCGAGCACGAACGACAGCTGCGCGCGCACCTGCGACTGCTGGTGCGCCGGAAAGACGTCGATGATGCGGTTGATCGTCTGCGTCGCGGAGTTGGTGTGGAGCGTGGCGAAGGTGAGGTGACCCGTCTCGGCGATGCGCAGCGCCGACTCGACGGTCTCGAGGTCGCGCATCTCGCCGATGAGCACGACGTCGGGATCCTGTCTGAGCGCCGAGCGGAGCGCGTTCGCGAACGTGTGCGTGTCGGCGTGCAGCTCGCGCTGGTTGACGATGCACTTCTTGTGGGAGTGCAGGTACTCGACGGGGTCCTCGATCGTGACGATGTGCTCGTGCCGCTCGGCGTTGACCTTGTCGAGCATGGCCGCGAGCGTCGTCGACTTGCCGGAGCCCGTCGGCCCGGTGACCAGCACGAGGCCGCGCGGCTTGTCGCAGAGGGTCGCCACGACCTCGGGGAGGCCGAGATCCTTGAACCCCTTGATCTCCCACGGGATCAGGCGGAAGGCCGCGGCGACGGCGCCGCGCTGCGAGAAGACGTTCGCGCGGAACCTCGCGAGCCCCTTGATGCCGAAGGAGAAGTCGAGCTCCAGCGTCTCCTCGAACCGGTGCTTCTGGTTGTCGGTCAGCACCGAGTAGCAGAGCTGCTTGGTCTCGGGAGCGTTGAGGGGGGGGAGCTGGAGCGGAATGAGCTTGCCGTCGATGCGGATCTGAGGCGGCGAGTTGGTCGTCACATGGAGGTCGGTCCCCCCCTGCTCGACGAGGGTCTTGAGCAACTGGTGAAGCGTGATGTTCATGACTTCCCCCCGGGCGTCCAGGCCCCGCGGCGCGGCTCGATTAGAGTACCGTCTCCCTGAGCACTTCCTCCACCGTCGTCAGCGAGTCCTTGATCTTGCGGAGGCCGCTGCCCCGGAGGGTAATCATGCCATCCTCCACCGCCTTCCGCCTCAGCTCGATGGCGGAGGCGCCGGTCAGGATCATCTCGCGGATCCCCTCGGTGATCTCGAGGACCTCGTAGAGCCCGACGCGCCCCTTGTAGCCGGTGTTGTTGCAGATCGTGCACCCCTTCCCCTTGAACAGCTTGATCTTGGCCGCGTCCTCCGCGGCGAACCCGATCTCGACCAGGGCGCTCGGGGGCATGTGGATCTCTTCCTTGCAGCCCGCGCACAGCCGCCTCACGAGGCGCTGGGCGCAGATGAGGTTGACGGAGGTCGAGACGAGGAACGGCTCGATCCCCATGTTCATGAGCCGGTTGATGGTCGAGGGGGCGTCGTTGGTGTGCAGCGTCGAGAGGACGAGGTGGCCGGTGAGGGCGGCCTTGACCGCGATCTCCGCCGTCTCGAAGTCGCGGATCTCTCCGACGAGGATGATGTTGGGATCCTGGCGGAGGAACGAGCGCAGCGCGGCGGCGAAGTTGAGCCCGATCTGCTCCTTCACCTGCACCTGGTTGATGCCGTGCAGGTTGAACTCGACCGGGTCCTCGGCCGTCATGATGTTCGTCTCGGGAGTGTTCACGCGGCTTATCGAGGAGTAGAGAGTGTTCGTCTTCCCGGACCCGGTCGGCCCCGTGACCAGCACCATGCCGTACGGCCTGAAGATCGCCTTCTCGAACCTCGCCAGCGACTCGATCTCGAACCCGAGCCGCGTCATGTCGAGCATGAGGTTGTCCTTGTCGAGGAGACGCAGGACGATCTTCTCTCCGAAGAGGCACGGCAGGACCGAGACGCGGTAGTCCATCTCCTTGGTCTTGTTCTGGAGCTTCATCTTGATCTTGATGCGGCCGTCCTGCGGAAGCCGCTTCTCCGCGATGTCGAGCTTCGCCATGATCTTCAGGCGCGACGTGATCGCGTCCTTCAGCTTCAGGGGCGGGTTCATGATCTCGTAGAGCACGCCGTCGATCCTGAACCGCACGCGGAAGTCCTTCTCGTACGGCTCGATGTGGATGTCCGACGCCCCGCGCTTGATGGAATCCGAGAGGATGAGGTTGACCAGCTTCACGACCGGAGCTTCCTCGGTCGCCGCCTCGAGGCGC
The sequence above is a segment of the Acidobacteriota bacterium genome. Coding sequences within it:
- a CDS encoding type IV pilus twitching motility protein PilT; its protein translation is MNITLHQLLKTLVEQGGTDLHVTTNSPPQIRIDGKLIPLQLPPLNAPETKQLCYSVLTDNQKHRFEETLELDFSFGIKGLARFRANVFSQRGAVAAAFRLIPWEIKGFKDLGLPEVVATLCDKPRGLVLVTGPTGSGKSTTLAAMLDKVNAERHEHIVTIEDPVEYLHSHKKCIVNQRELHADTHTFANALRSALRQDPDVVLIGEMRDLETVESALRIAETGHLTFATLHTNSATQTINRIIDVFPAHQQSQVRAQLSFVLEGILCQSLLPRANNQGRALVMEILVPNAAVRNLIREDKIHQVYAMMQAGQSKHGMQTFNQALASSYFKKQISLQTALTTSSNPEELQDMINRGAGLIYQPSAGGGPAAGRKA
- the pilB gene encoding type IV-A pilus assembly ATPase PilB, translating into MMAIKIGEMLLKARLITQEQLNKSLEAQKVNGGKLGYNLVKMGFVKEDDITQLLSQQYGVPAINLREIQIEETVVKLIPSEVAQKYLIMPVQRTGATLTISMVDPTNVFAMDDIKFMTGYNVEPVVASEIAIKDAIDKYYGSSHQLELKKVMDQMNESDTDSLELLEEEEELDLQRLEAATEEAPVVKLVNLILSDSIKRGASDIHIEPYEKDFRVRFRIDGVLYEIMNPPLKLKDAITSRLKIMAKLDIAEKRLPQDGRIKIKMKLQNKTKEMDYRVSVLPCLFGEKIVLRLLDKDNLMLDMTRLGFEIESLARFEKAIFRPYGMVLVTGPTGSGKTNTLYSSISRVNTPETNIMTAEDPVEFNLHGINQVQVKEQIGLNFAAALRSFLRQDPNIILVGEIRDFETAEIAVKAALTGHLVLSTLHTNDAPSTINRLMNMGIEPFLVSTSVNLICAQRLVRRLCAGCKEEIHMPPSALVEIGFAAEDAAKIKLFKGKGCTICNNTGYKGRVGLYEVLEITEGIREMILTGASAIELRRKAVEDGMITLRGSGLRKIKDSLTTVEEVLRETVL
- a CDS encoding PAS domain S-box protein, producing the protein MSEPDSPKSPAGVPSAGGELRRQLMRLMVGRAAVLTLLLGGGILVERLLPRSAVRVPYFYALTGAGYCLTILYAVFHRWWAERPAAAYAQLVGDLVLVTGLVYATGGIDSPFSVLYFTVIIASSILLRRRGAFVTAAASWLLYTFLVLLIVYRFVPLGPGGRANDLTQDVSALQQIVYSLFAHALAFLAVAFLSSALAEKVYTTGRELREREEDLARLQALSKNIVDSITSGVLTTDLTGTITFVNRGGEEIFGKAGAWFIGRGVWEVLGQAPDFLTQVSDGLGRDRRRRIEARVAGPRGQPIALGITTSLLKDQRGTPNGFIFAFMDLTDIKALEEEIRVKDRMAALGGMAAGMAHEIRNPLASMSGSVQLLKRSIRPAPQEAELFDIVVREGKRLDRIISDFLLFARPGRFDAVDADIVPILRESLLLIRHGDEFGGSHEIVADLPEEGVVARVDVNLIRQVFWNLAKNALRAMPQGGKLTVAAAPTGEGAASVTFTDEGVGMTEEEIDTAFQPFRGSFRGGIGLGLAVVFRVVQEHGGKIRVQSRPGTGSTFTIELPGARQPLAVPAVRNEVAAGRTGEER
- a CDS encoding prepilin-type N-terminal cleavage/methylation domain-containing protein, encoding MVGRKKTQGFTLIELLIVVAIIGIIAAIAIPNLLNAIDRGKQKRTMSDMRSVGTAVESYAVDNNFYPIQKSMAA
- a CDS encoding type II secretion system F family protein; its protein translation is MPSYAWKGKSRAGAAQEGVLVADNKDAVIAMLRKQQILVTAVTEKGKEIALPKFGGGISQKEIAIFTRQFSVMIDAGLPLVQCLEILGGQQENRVFQKTLFEVRQDVESGATLADSLKKHPKAFTDLYVNMVAAGEAGGILDTILRRLSEYIEKAVKLTAQVKKALVYPTAVIGIAIGVVWVILTFVIPVFAALFQNLGGGAQLPLPTRIVMSISAQMKWFTPLVVIGGFVAYVFGFKPYYATEQGRRTIDGLKLRIPIVGMLLRKIAVARFCRTLGTLISSGVPILDALDITSRTAGNQVVADAISATRRSIEQGKTISEPLAQTEVFPTMVTQMIAVGEQTGALDTMLAKIADFYDDEVDNAVATLLTLLEPIMISFLGVMIGGIVIAMYMPIFNLISIMP
- a CDS encoding sigma 54-interacting transcriptional regulator → MQRILVVEDEPDLRKVLASLLKREGYHVDLAESGPRAFEMLGKEIYDLVITDVRLPGASGIEVLRVTRETYPDAPVIVITAFASDEAAEEARRLGAFNYITKPFDNDKIVADVGIALGWKRLGSLMASVAGKYRFDQLVARSEKMKTIMETVAQVAPTASTVLITGESGTGKELIARAIHHNSQRRDGAFVSINCGALPDELLESELFGHTKGSFTGAVASKKGYFEVADGGTIFLDEIGDTSPAMQIKLLRSLQEKTIRRVGGTEEIAVDVRVITATNQDLETMVREKRFREDLFYRINVIPIKLPPLRERKEDIPHLAFHFFDRYKKEMGKKLTTISDDAMAALNAYDWPGNIRELQNVLERAVALESSDAVRAEGLPLELRANRTAARENLLGLLGLEEGGIDLETVLEQVREHYMREALSKRGGVQIQAARLLGMSLAPGRTLYYRDIGQYYLPNRTLTVAAVHDGRLPRWNPHRNSGQPFLANPNCFVLRPTTLLFLPFPPRLVHIPMTLSIMFLLACAAAGTWLLLRDSGLSRPACLLGASAFALSGGVQSMGQVLNHLEGVAFIPATLWAVRRSLVRGWRPWGVVAGALFGLVVSAGEPVWIVVTCLAACALPALPKLDLRGAVRTGAVVLLLALAVSAAQLFPLLENALESERGAGLSTEDAMKWSLAPQAILQSAIPGFWGDTSRIAPEAYWGTWIFESTLPWLLSIHLGAPILVLAAAGACTRRDAGAWRAAALAVAGVLLAFGRFTPVYPFLVDHVPGFSNVRFPVKWFGMTTWCVAILAAAGFDRLASRRPGPLPRPALAAGAIALVALLAGVALATGGVPSASGLVRSLFDVPGSVGDDVLAAGAVRAIGTGMILAASGSLLVLLFLSPGSAAPAGRVWLAAATCAALLLAADAGVNPSAPFDAVFEPSPLLRAMPEAVAGDLRFFGLPRPAGFAFRTPSRGYVEATGIPADSLAWGMRWDVRTLRYATMFPSGVYGAYDRTGDSRLDLLPGSTLSQELKDGMPADEMVRVLGASSVGFVLSHAVIDHPDLREVASLDGEANVPVKLYRVRAPVPRAGLVERAMAAGTPVEALQKIRRGEVDPRTEVLLDAGAIARGGEGREGARPLEAERPGTAAVSRDEGDALEVHVAARRPAWLVVTDTFDSSWHATVDGSPVAIERANGMFRAVRVAAGEHDVRFEYRPWSIRAGLAVSALALLLGTAIVVTSRRAPAA